The Terriglobus tenax genome contains a region encoding:
- a CDS encoding glycoside hydrolase family 13 protein — protein sequence MVFFRRLMAVAALACSVSAGAQMLSRPGWAGSGMSSDPWWQHAVIYEIYPRSFQDSNGDGIGDLKGITQRLDYLQSLGVDAIWLSPIYPSPQVDFGYDISDYTAIDPQYGTIEDFDNLVQEASRRNIRVLMDLVLNHTSDKHAWFTESASSKSNAKRDWYIWRDGKGTGADGKPAPPNNWQSLFGHSAWQYDAKSGQFYYHYFYPQQPDLNWRNPQVKQAMFDVARFWLNRGVAGFRLDAIDTLFEDQSLADAKVLDGTNEFGDPNTDKSLQTRLPEIHGVLHDLRSVINAAPGQRLLVGEVYTKDAADLAQWYGLHNDELQLPMDTGVGFTNKLDAAAFRQKLEAAQTQLHGNTPLLVFDNHDNPRSWDRYGDGKHNKEIARVLATILLASRSSSLMYYGQELGMSTSTPERKEDVKDPIGVLGWPKEKGRDGERTPMQWDGGAQSGFTRAAKPWLPIPMSSMTVNVEAEQKDNQSLWKWYQDLIALRRSRRAMREGQQILLNHDADNALVWVRKHQGVTATSPAVVVACNLSDKPVVLHLRDEIKKLGLRGQFLRSLMRSDYGMGPMNLDEVKLEPFGVYVGEIHY from the coding sequence ATGGTCTTTTTTCGCCGCTTGATGGCAGTTGCCGCGCTGGCGTGTTCGGTGAGCGCGGGTGCACAGATGTTGTCCCGTCCGGGATGGGCGGGCTCGGGCATGTCCTCCGATCCATGGTGGCAGCACGCCGTCATCTACGAGATTTATCCGCGCAGCTTCCAGGACTCGAACGGCGACGGCATCGGCGATCTGAAGGGCATTACCCAGCGGCTGGACTACCTGCAGTCGCTCGGCGTGGACGCCATCTGGCTGTCGCCCATCTATCCTTCGCCGCAGGTCGACTTCGGTTACGACATCAGCGACTACACCGCGATTGATCCGCAGTACGGCACCATAGAAGACTTCGACAACCTGGTGCAGGAGGCCAGCCGCCGCAACATCCGTGTGCTGATGGACCTGGTGCTGAACCATACCTCGGACAAGCACGCATGGTTCACCGAGTCCGCTTCCAGCAAGAGCAACGCCAAGCGCGACTGGTACATCTGGCGCGACGGTAAAGGCACGGGCGCCGACGGCAAGCCCGCACCGCCGAACAACTGGCAGAGCCTCTTTGGCCACTCGGCGTGGCAGTATGATGCGAAGTCCGGGCAGTTTTACTACCACTACTTCTATCCGCAGCAGCCGGACCTGAACTGGCGCAATCCGCAGGTAAAACAGGCCATGTTTGATGTGGCACGCTTCTGGCTGAACCGCGGCGTTGCCGGCTTCCGCCTGGATGCGATCGACACGTTGTTTGAGGATCAGTCGCTGGCCGATGCGAAGGTGCTGGACGGGACCAATGAGTTCGGCGATCCGAACACCGACAAATCCCTGCAGACGCGCCTGCCGGAGATTCATGGCGTGCTGCACGACCTGCGCTCGGTCATCAACGCCGCTCCGGGGCAGCGTCTCCTGGTCGGTGAGGTCTATACGAAGGACGCTGCTGATCTTGCCCAGTGGTACGGGCTGCACAACGACGAGCTGCAACTTCCCATGGATACCGGCGTCGGCTTTACCAACAAGCTGGACGCCGCCGCCTTCCGCCAGAAGCTGGAAGCCGCGCAGACGCAGTTACATGGCAACACGCCCCTGCTGGTCTTCGATAACCATGACAACCCGCGCAGTTGGGACCGCTACGGCGACGGCAAGCACAACAAGGAGATTGCGCGTGTGCTGGCCACCATCCTGCTGGCCTCGCGCTCGTCGTCGCTGATGTATTACGGCCAGGAACTGGGCATGTCCACCAGCACGCCGGAGCGTAAGGAAGATGTGAAGGACCCCATTGGTGTGCTGGGCTGGCCGAAGGAAAAAGGCCGCGACGGCGAACGCACCCCCATGCAGTGGGATGGCGGCGCGCAGTCTGGTTTTACCAGGGCAGCAAAGCCGTGGCTGCCCATCCCCATGTCGTCCATGACGGTGAACGTCGAGGCTGAGCAGAAGGACAACCAGTCCCTGTGGAAGTGGTACCAGGACCTGATCGCCCTGCGCCGCAGCCGCCGCGCCATGCGGGAGGGCCAGCAGATCCTGCTGAATCACGATGCGGACAACGCGCTGGTATGGGTGCGAAAGCACCAGGGCGTTACCGCGACCTCACCCGCCGTGGTGGTGGCCTGCAACCTGAGCGACAAGCCGGTCGTGCTGCATCTGCGGGACGAGATCAAGAAACTGGGCCTGCGCGGCCAGTTCCTCCGCAGCCTGATGCGCAGCGACTACGGCATGGGACCGATGAACCTGGACGAGGTAAAGCTGGAGCCGTTCGGGGTGTATGTGGGGGAGATCCACTACTAG
- a CDS encoding circularly permuted type 2 ATP-grasp protein, whose protein sequence is MGILQTSQFKMPALQNYLLDHAYDEMFASAEALHPHYQLLLNHFTSLPPAELQRRKQAADLSFLNQGITFTVYGREEGTERIFPYDMLPRIITAQEWETVERGLTQRITALNLFLKDIYNEGRILADGIVPREVVYSCKQFRRQMVGLQVPRNVYIAVTGTDLIRLENGEFVVLEDNLRVPSGVSYMLTNRRVMKRIFPQLFRSYNVRPIEQYTQLLLSTLRSLAPEGRSEEPNIVLLTPGVFNSAYYEHAYLARQMGIELVEGRDLVTHDNVVYMRTTNGLRRVDVIYRRVDDDFIDPLAFRGDSILGVAGLFNAYRAGNVTLANAFGTGVADDKALYAYVPDIIKYYLSEEPVLKNVETFLCAREKDRKHVLANLDKFVVKAVGESGGYGMLVGPQSTAAQREEFARRIEADPRNYIGQPTISFSRAPCMFDDQLEPRHVDLRPYVLYGDKVSIVPGGLTRVALRKGSLVVNSSQGGGSKDTWVLS, encoded by the coding sequence ATGGGTATACTTCAGACCAGCCAGTTCAAGATGCCGGCGCTCCAGAATTACCTTCTGGATCACGCCTACGACGAGATGTTCGCTTCCGCTGAGGCGCTGCATCCCCATTATCAGTTGCTGCTGAACCACTTCACCTCGCTGCCTCCCGCGGAACTCCAGCGCAGGAAGCAGGCAGCCGATCTCTCCTTCCTGAACCAGGGCATCACCTTCACGGTGTATGGCCGCGAGGAAGGCACCGAGCGTATCTTCCCCTACGACATGCTGCCGCGCATTATCACGGCGCAGGAGTGGGAGACCGTGGAACGCGGCCTGACGCAGCGCATCACCGCGCTGAACCTGTTTCTGAAAGACATCTACAACGAGGGCCGCATCCTGGCCGACGGCATCGTTCCGCGCGAGGTGGTCTATAGCTGCAAGCAGTTCCGCCGCCAGATGGTGGGCCTGCAGGTGCCGCGCAACGTCTACATCGCCGTGACAGGGACAGACCTGATCCGCCTGGAGAACGGCGAGTTCGTCGTTCTGGAAGACAACCTGCGTGTGCCCAGCGGCGTGAGCTACATGCTCACCAACCGGCGCGTGATGAAGCGCATCTTTCCGCAGCTTTTCCGCAGCTACAACGTACGCCCCATTGAGCAGTACACGCAGCTTCTGCTCAGCACACTGCGTTCGCTTGCACCGGAGGGCCGGTCCGAAGAGCCGAACATCGTTCTGCTCACTCCCGGTGTCTTCAACTCCGCTTATTACGAGCATGCGTACCTTGCCCGCCAGATGGGCATTGAGCTGGTGGAAGGCCGTGACCTGGTCACGCATGACAACGTCGTCTATATGCGGACAACCAACGGCCTGCGCCGCGTCGACGTGATCTACCGCCGCGTGGATGACGACTTCATCGATCCGCTGGCCTTCCGTGGAGACTCGATCCTCGGCGTCGCCGGGCTCTTCAATGCCTACCGTGCCGGCAACGTGACGCTGGCCAATGCCTTTGGCACCGGCGTCGCCGATGACAAGGCGCTGTATGCCTACGTACCGGACATCATCAAGTACTACCTGAGCGAAGAACCCGTGTTGAAGAACGTGGAGACCTTCCTCTGCGCCCGCGAGAAGGACCGCAAGCATGTGCTGGCGAACCTGGATAAGTTCGTGGTGAAGGCCGTGGGCGAGAGCGGCGGCTATGGCATGCTGGTCGGCCCGCAGTCCACCGCGGCGCAGCGCGAAGAGTTTGCCCGCCGCATCGAAGCCGACCCGCGCAATTACATCGGCCAGCCGACCATCAGCTTCTCCCGCGCGCCCTGCATGTTTGACGACCAGTTGGAGCCGCGCCACGTCGACCTGCGCCCGTATGTTCTTTATGGCGACAAGGTCAGCATCGTGCCCGGCGGCCTGACCCGTGTTGCACTGCGCAAAGGCTCGCTCGTCGTGAACTCGTCGCAGGGCGGCGGCAGCAAAGATACCTGGGTACTGAGCTAA
- a CDS encoding small ribosomal subunit Rsm22 family protein, whose amino-acid sequence MQLSAKIREAVENRLQGVPLKQLQQAAESLSTRYRAETATKSAHLSNDLTASAYLAVRFPATFAAVRMAMDEVAELLPGFAPVTQLDAGSGPGTAVLAAGELWPSLVKALLLEGSGPIRQAGEPLVDASGIAAEWRAADLATTAMEGSFDLVTCAYVLSELAPETRRTLVAKLWAATGGVLLLVEPGTPAGWQRILEARSALLAAGAHVLAPCPHAAPCPLASPDWCHFAARVERSRMHRLVKQGDVPWEDEKFLYLAMSRTPRTEPVSARVLTRPEMSHGLIELKLCRADGSMVHESVRKRNALYKEARRTGWGSYLRTQENS is encoded by the coding sequence ATGCAGCTATCTGCCAAGATCCGTGAAGCGGTGGAAAACCGCCTGCAGGGGGTGCCGCTGAAGCAGTTGCAGCAGGCAGCCGAGTCGCTTTCCACTCGCTACCGAGCCGAAACAGCCACCAAAAGCGCCCATTTAAGCAACGATTTGACCGCTTCCGCGTACCTTGCCGTGCGTTTTCCAGCGACCTTTGCGGCGGTTCGCATGGCTATGGATGAGGTCGCCGAACTTCTGCCAGGCTTTGCTCCGGTTACGCAACTGGACGCCGGCAGCGGCCCCGGAACGGCCGTCCTGGCCGCTGGAGAGCTATGGCCGTCGCTTGTAAAAGCCCTCCTTCTGGAAGGCAGCGGGCCTATCCGCCAGGCAGGCGAGCCGCTGGTGGACGCCTCCGGCATTGCTGCCGAATGGCGCGCCGCTGACCTGGCCACCACGGCCATGGAAGGCAGCTTTGACCTGGTTACCTGCGCCTACGTTTTGTCAGAGCTTGCGCCGGAGACTCGGCGAACTCTTGTCGCAAAGCTGTGGGCTGCTACCGGTGGAGTTCTTCTGCTGGTGGAACCGGGAACACCAGCGGGCTGGCAGCGGATTCTGGAGGCGCGTTCCGCGCTGCTGGCCGCTGGAGCGCATGTACTGGCTCCTTGTCCGCACGCCGCGCCGTGTCCCCTGGCCTCTCCCGACTGGTGCCACTTTGCAGCGCGCGTGGAGCGTAGCCGCATGCACCGGCTGGTCAAGCAAGGCGATGTGCCGTGGGAGGACGAGAAGTTCCTTTACCTGGCAATGAGCCGCACGCCGCGTACGGAACCGGTAAGCGCGAGGGTACTGACGAGGCCGGAGATGAGCCATGGCCTGATCGAACTGAAGTTGTGCAGGGCGGACGGAAGCATGGTTCACGAATCTGTCCGAAAGCGGAACGCGCTCTACAAAGAGGCGCGGAGAACAGGCTGGGGAAGTTACTTGCGAACACAGGAAAATTCCTGA
- a CDS encoding transglutaminase family protein: protein MYYSVRHLTKFLYSDPVSESIMETRMHPRSDSNQRCLNFQLSVTPRCRVFSYRDHLANHVHHFDIPGQHKQLVIVAESLVEVAPTPMIPAFLAPDAWKELDFMIEQGDYWEMLFPSEFAAPSKALDDLAENLEVTRRDDPLQVLHELNERLYKYFDYKPKSTKVDSPIDVALNSRMGVCQDFAHIMITLVRSKLGIPCRYVSGYLYHGNDDRDRSVSSATHAWIEALVPQLGWVGFDPTNWLIAGDRHIRTAIGRDYSDVPPTHGIFRGLANSDLTVAVRVTQSEGTPSLDQELPVPEDWSILVEKAQEPPPPLNTIQIQQAQQQQ from the coding sequence ATGTACTATTCCGTCCGACACCTTACGAAGTTTCTCTACAGCGACCCGGTCAGCGAGTCCATCATGGAAACGCGCATGCACCCGCGCTCTGACTCTAACCAGCGTTGCCTGAACTTTCAGCTCTCGGTCACGCCGCGCTGCCGTGTCTTCAGCTATCGCGACCATCTGGCGAACCACGTCCATCACTTCGATATTCCGGGGCAGCACAAACAACTGGTCATCGTCGCAGAGTCGCTGGTAGAGGTGGCGCCAACACCCATGATTCCCGCCTTCTTGGCGCCCGATGCATGGAAAGAGCTGGACTTCATGATCGAGCAGGGCGACTACTGGGAGATGCTCTTCCCCAGCGAGTTTGCAGCTCCCTCCAAGGCCCTGGATGACCTGGCCGAGAACCTGGAAGTCACCCGCCGCGACGATCCGCTGCAGGTGCTGCATGAGTTGAACGAACGGCTCTACAAGTACTTTGACTACAAGCCGAAGTCCACCAAGGTGGACTCGCCGATTGACGTCGCTCTGAACAGCCGCATGGGCGTCTGCCAGGACTTCGCGCACATCATGATCACGCTGGTGCGCAGCAAACTGGGCATTCCCTGTCGCTATGTCTCCGGCTACCTGTATCACGGCAACGATGACCGCGACCGTTCGGTCTCAAGCGCCACGCACGCATGGATTGAGGCGCTGGTGCCGCAGCTTGGCTGGGTGGGCTTTGACCCCACCAACTGGCTGATCGCCGGTGACCGCCATATCCGCACCGCCATCGGTCGCGACTACTCCGACGTTCCTCCGACCCACGGCATCTTCCGCGGCCTGGCCAACTCTGACCTCACCGTCGCCGTGCGCGTGACGCAAAGCGAGGGCACGCCATCGCTGGACCAGGAACTGCCGGTGCCGGAAGACTGGTCCATTCTGGTGGAAAAAGCACAGGAGCCGCCACCGCCGCTCAACACCATACAGATTCAGCAGGCGCAGCAGCAGCAGTAA
- a CDS encoding zinc dependent phospholipase C family protein produces the protein MTLLTSLQRMALVVCLLLLAPLRAHAYSVLSHEEVVDMAWTPYLVPLLQARYPGLTADQLREAHSYAYGGCLIQDLGYYPFGNKFYSDLLHYVRTGAFVQALVNDASNADEMAFALGALAHYTADSVGHPYVNRLTADENPKLKQKYGNVVTYEQAKVEHIRTEFGFDVVEVAHGRYSQENYRDFIGFRVSKALLDRAFEETYGMKLANLLHDEDHAINTYRGAVSQLIPKMTRVAATAYAKDIEKENPGFSKRKYIYRLRRTEFEKDWGHDYSKPGFGTRFLAFLVQILPKIGPLKILKPTIPNAAQQDGYVKSVNQTVDRYTVYLKRLGAGTQPHIVTISAQTLQLDGMNLDTGEPIHFGQYKLSDETHERLLGEYLKADAEPVPAPVLQHLVSFYAQPPTGDDPVPQREVERIHTRLATLQQRSAAQPLRVSN, from the coding sequence ATGACGCTGCTGACCTCACTTCAGCGGATGGCACTCGTCGTCTGCCTGCTGTTGCTTGCGCCGTTGCGCGCTCACGCCTACTCCGTGCTGTCGCACGAGGAGGTGGTGGACATGGCATGGACACCCTACCTTGTTCCGCTGTTGCAGGCGCGCTATCCGGGGCTGACGGCGGACCAGTTGCGTGAGGCCCATTCTTACGCCTACGGCGGTTGCCTGATCCAGGACCTTGGCTATTATCCCTTCGGCAACAAGTTTTACTCGGACCTGCTGCACTATGTGCGGACCGGCGCATTTGTGCAGGCGCTGGTGAATGACGCGTCCAACGCCGACGAGATGGCGTTTGCCCTGGGCGCTCTGGCGCACTACACGGCAGACTCCGTGGGGCATCCGTACGTGAACCGCCTGACGGCGGACGAAAACCCGAAGCTGAAGCAGAAGTACGGCAACGTGGTGACCTACGAGCAGGCGAAGGTCGAGCATATCCGCACAGAGTTTGGCTTTGATGTGGTGGAGGTGGCGCACGGCCGCTACTCGCAGGAGAACTACCGCGACTTCATCGGTTTCCGTGTCTCAAAAGCCCTTTTGGACCGCGCCTTTGAAGAGACCTATGGCATGAAGCTGGCCAACCTGCTGCATGATGAAGACCACGCGATCAACACCTATCGCGGCGCGGTCTCGCAGTTGATCCCGAAGATGACGAGGGTCGCCGCCACGGCCTACGCCAAGGACATCGAGAAAGAGAACCCCGGTTTCAGCAAGCGGAAGTACATCTACCGGCTGCGCCGCACGGAGTTTGAAAAGGACTGGGGGCACGATTATTCCAAGCCCGGCTTCGGCACGCGCTTTCTCGCATTCCTGGTGCAGATCCTGCCGAAGATCGGGCCTCTGAAAATTCTGAAGCCTACCATCCCCAACGCCGCGCAGCAGGATGGCTACGTGAAGAGCGTCAACCAGACGGTGGACCGCTACACGGTCTATCTGAAGCGGCTTGGCGCGGGAACACAGCCGCACATCGTCACCATCTCCGCGCAGACGCTGCAGTTGGACGGCATGAACCTGGATACCGGCGAGCCCATCCACTTCGGGCAGTACAAACTGTCGGACGAGACGCATGAACGTCTGCTGGGCGAGTATCTGAAAGCCGATGCCGAGCCTGTACCGGCTCCGGTTCTGCAGCACCTGGTCAGCTTCTATGCGCAGCCGCCGACGGGCGATGATCCCGTGCCGCAGCGCGAGGTCGAGCGCATCCATACACGGCTTGCCACGCTGCAGCAGCGGTCTGCTGCCCAGCCGCTCAGGGTATCGAATTGA
- a CDS encoding amidase, which produces MAKLMRRFLITLFLSTSALCATPNAAKMDRDLSEVSVTKLHQLYRARIYTVRQVTEWYLARIDTYNPTYKPILELDRAGALKRADAEDTAAKTPAALAAKLKSEPLWGVPIVIKANTSIAGLITSDGWTGFLQPGQELIAPRDAQIIAHFKAAGAVILGHTNMPDFAASDTNNSSAGGRTGNAYNVRYSPGGSSGGTATAVAANFAVLGQGTDTSNSIRNPASTDSLVGFLPTRGLVSIAGIAPFDWLLDDTGPLARNVTDAALALEVMAGEDTLDGRTAGSAAKEPPHFTQYLKPGALKGKRFGVPGFIVNAQGATLSATGATRSLTLRPETLAAFRKAIEGLRAAGATIVEDDSILPTGFETLVRAISTAPYRAEGFEDFLRDFGPATYKTPAEFEKATGQKLPGFLLGQGRGNAPATPQRRLEDDPKAKETFWEPQAKALAAYNADLERLHLDGMVYPALQMPPNDELGPQPGGGPSIGPHSNTGWVNRIGVPAVVVPGGFYENGLPFGLEISGKAWRDGELLGYAYAYEQATHHRHSPVLLRKE; this is translated from the coding sequence ATGGCTAAACTCATGCGCCGCTTTCTCATTACTCTCTTTCTCTCCACCTCCGCCCTGTGCGCCACGCCGAACGCGGCGAAGATGGACCGCGATCTGTCCGAGGTCTCCGTCACAAAGCTGCACCAGCTTTATCGTGCGCGCATCTACACCGTGCGACAGGTCACGGAGTGGTATCTCGCGCGCATCGACACGTACAACCCCACCTACAAGCCCATTCTTGAGTTGGATCGTGCCGGAGCGCTCAAACGCGCCGATGCGGAAGATACCGCAGCGAAGACGCCAGCAGCCCTGGCCGCAAAGCTGAAGTCGGAGCCGCTGTGGGGTGTCCCCATCGTCATCAAGGCCAACACCAGCATTGCGGGCCTGATCACCAGTGACGGTTGGACCGGCTTCCTGCAGCCCGGTCAGGAACTGATCGCGCCCCGCGATGCGCAGATCATCGCGCACTTCAAGGCTGCCGGTGCCGTAATCCTGGGTCACACCAACATGCCCGACTTCGCCGCCAGTGACACCAACAACAGCAGCGCGGGCGGTCGAACGGGCAACGCCTACAACGTGCGCTACTCCCCGGGAGGATCTTCCGGCGGTACTGCGACCGCCGTCGCCGCAAACTTTGCCGTGCTGGGCCAGGGAACCGATACCTCGAACTCGATCCGTAATCCTGCTTCCACTGATTCGCTGGTCGGCTTTCTCCCAACGCGCGGTCTTGTCAGCATCGCCGGCATTGCTCCCTTTGACTGGCTGCTGGACGATACCGGCCCGCTCGCCCGCAATGTCACGGATGCAGCCCTTGCGCTGGAGGTGATGGCCGGTGAGGACACGCTGGACGGCCGAACCGCCGGCTCCGCGGCCAAGGAGCCACCCCACTTCACCCAGTATCTGAAGCCCGGCGCTCTGAAGGGCAAGCGTTTCGGCGTTCCCGGCTTCATCGTCAACGCGCAGGGTGCAACCCTCAGCGCAACCGGAGCGACGCGATCGCTCACCCTGCGGCCAGAGACGCTGGCGGCCTTCCGCAAGGCCATCGAAGGCCTGCGCGCAGCCGGTGCCACCATCGTTGAAGATGACAGCATTTTGCCCACCGGCTTTGAGACGCTGGTGCGCGCCATCAGCACCGCGCCCTATCGCGCCGAAGGGTTTGAAGATTTTCTGCGGGACTTTGGACCCGCCACCTACAAGACACCCGCGGAGTTTGAAAAGGCCACCGGGCAGAAGCTTCCGGGTTTCCTTCTGGGACAAGGCCGCGGCAACGCTCCGGCAACACCGCAGCGCCGCCTGGAAGACGATCCGAAAGCAAAGGAGACATTCTGGGAACCGCAGGCAAAGGCCCTGGCCGCTTATAACGCTGACCTGGAACGTCTCCATCTGGATGGCATGGTATATCCGGCCCTGCAGATGCCGCCAAACGATGAGCTTGGCCCTCAGCCCGGAGGTGGTCCATCGATCGGGCCACATAGCAATACAGGCTGGGTGAATCGTATCGGGGTTCCCGCTGTCGTAGTCCCGGGGGGCTTCTACGAGAACGGGCTGCCTTTCGGCCTGGAGATCAGCGGCAAGGCATGGCGGGATGGTGAGCTACTCGGCTACGCGTACGCGTATGAGCAGGCTACGCATCACCGCCATTCCCCTGTTCTTCTTAGGAAGGAGTAA
- a CDS encoding thioredoxin family protein, whose product MSRTPSTMVALGTVAPPFELTNVVTGKAVGRDDVAAGVKGLLVMFVCPHCPYVKHVEAELGLIGRDYEGLIGIVAINSNDVSQYAEDGPEHMQQQAKLHGWNFPYLYDESQEVARSYDAACTPDFFLFDAEMKLVYRGQLDDSRPRRKDFGNDLPVTGKDLRGAMDLVLEGKTPSPEQKFSIGCNIKWKMVG is encoded by the coding sequence ATGTCCCGAACTCCTTCCACCATGGTGGCGCTGGGCACCGTTGCCCCGCCGTTTGAGCTAACCAACGTGGTCACCGGCAAGGCTGTTGGCCGTGACGATGTCGCCGCCGGCGTCAAGGGTCTGCTGGTGATGTTTGTCTGCCCCCACTGCCCCTACGTGAAACATGTGGAAGCCGAACTTGGCCTGATTGGCCGGGATTACGAGGGCCTGATCGGCATCGTCGCCATCAACTCCAACGACGTAAGCCAGTATGCCGAAGATGGCCCCGAGCACATGCAGCAGCAGGCAAAGCTCCATGGCTGGAACTTCCCTTACCTGTACGACGAGTCGCAGGAGGTAGCCCGCAGCTACGACGCTGCCTGCACTCCCGACTTCTTCCTGTTCGACGCAGAGATGAAGCTGGTCTATCGCGGCCAGTTGGACGACAGCCGTCCCCGCCGCAAGGACTTTGGCAATGACCTTCCTGTCACCGGCAAAGACCTGCGTGGGGCCATGGACCTGGTGCTCGAAGGCAAAACACCCAGCCCGGAACAGAAGTTCTCCATCGGCTGCAATATCAAGTGGAAAATGGTTGGCTAG
- a CDS encoding putative bifunctional diguanylate cyclase/phosphodiesterase, with the protein MSREISSTNEHIPMKGGLARALERGELAIHFQPKIDMKPADGSAGLVVGYEALLRWQSPIVGSISPGDFLSWAERSNEVRTVGYWVADQSLKQLAAWRTSGLATPYTRMSINLLGRQLNDPLLLDELLAAVERYGLKPDDLELEVTEATLDEETAGLDALRLLKEASFRIHLDDFGAGYSSLSYLHRFPFDCVKIDRTVVADMDRESQSLSLTKTVVALGHKLKLEVIAEGVETAEHVSMLLEMGCNLGQGFYFARPMPAVAIERWLLAEPAQQTA; encoded by the coding sequence ATGAGCCGCGAAATTTCCTCCACCAATGAGCATATCCCGATGAAAGGTGGGCTTGCCCGGGCGCTTGAACGCGGCGAGCTGGCGATCCACTTTCAGCCGAAGATTGATATGAAACCCGCGGACGGCTCCGCTGGGCTGGTGGTTGGTTATGAAGCACTGTTGCGATGGCAGAGCCCGATTGTGGGCTCCATTTCTCCTGGCGACTTCCTCTCCTGGGCTGAGCGCAGCAATGAAGTTCGCACCGTGGGCTACTGGGTGGCCGATCAGTCGCTGAAGCAGCTTGCCGCATGGCGCACCAGCGGACTGGCCACGCCGTACACACGCATGTCCATCAACCTGCTGGGCCGCCAGTTGAACGATCCTCTGCTGCTGGATGAACTCCTTGCCGCAGTGGAGCGCTACGGGCTGAAGCCTGACGACCTGGAGCTTGAGGTCACCGAAGCCACGCTGGATGAAGAGACCGCCGGTCTGGACGCTCTGCGCCTCCTGAAGGAAGCGAGCTTCCGCATTCACCTGGACGACTTTGGCGCGGGCTACAGCTCGCTGAGCTACCTGCACCGCTTCCCCTTCGACTGCGTCAAGATTGACCGCACAGTGGTCGCAGACATGGACCGGGAATCGCAGAGCCTGTCGCTGACCAAAACAGTCGTCGCCCTGGGACACAAGCTGAAGCTGGAAGTGATTGCCGAAGGCGTGGAGACCGCCGAGCACGTAAGCATGCTGCTGGAGATGGGCTGCAACCTGGGCCAGGGCTTCTACTTTGCCCGTCCCATGCCCGCAGTCGCCATTGAGCGCTGGCTGCTGGCTGAGCCTGCACAGCAGACGGCGTAA
- a CDS encoding alpha-E domain-containing protein, translated as MLSRVADSLYWMSRYLERAEHTTRLLDVNLNLMLDESSNGADRRWQRMLTALGSPENAVWEGDPYKLSHALTFETANRTSILSCIIAARENSRHVREQISTEMWHRLNSLYLAVTRPEMHNDMHAEALINGNQEPGEFLQSVMEAVHQFQGVTDSTMSHGEGWHFIQVGRYIERASATAILLEAYHQDLWRHPERIPEGHEYLEYMGLLRSATAFEAYCKVYTADLTPERILEFLLLDEDFPHSLRFSIDSLVTALDAIQQVSGKSRAEKLMRIAGRLQASLHYSGVEEILRLDVVSYLREILSQCNDIHCAIYELYVDYSIQTALAG; from the coding sequence ATGCTATCCCGCGTCGCAGACAGCCTCTACTGGATGAGCCGCTACCTTGAGCGCGCCGAGCACACCACTCGCCTGCTCGATGTGAATCTGAACCTGATGCTCGACGAGTCCTCCAACGGAGCCGACCGCCGCTGGCAGCGTATGCTGACGGCCCTGGGAAGCCCTGAGAATGCGGTGTGGGAAGGCGACCCCTACAAGCTCTCGCACGCGCTGACCTTCGAGACCGCGAATCGTACCTCGATCCTCTCCTGCATCATCGCCGCGCGCGAGAACTCGCGCCATGTGCGTGAGCAGATCTCTACCGAGATGTGGCACCGTCTCAACTCGCTGTACCTCGCCGTCACACGGCCTGAAATGCATAACGATATGCATGCCGAAGCCCTGATCAACGGCAACCAGGAGCCAGGCGAATTCCTGCAGTCCGTCATGGAGGCTGTTCACCAGTTCCAGGGCGTTACCGACTCCACCATGAGCCACGGAGAGGGCTGGCACTTCATCCAGGTGGGCCGCTACATTGAACGTGCCTCGGCCACGGCCATCCTGCTGGAGGCGTATCATCAGGATCTGTGGAGGCACCCGGAGCGCATTCCCGAGGGGCATGAGTACCTGGAATACATGGGACTGCTGCGCAGCGCCACGGCATTTGAGGCCTATTGCAAGGTCTACACCGCCGACCTCACGCCCGAACGCATTCTCGAATTCCTTCTGCTGGATGAAGATTTTCCGCACTCGCTGCGGTTTTCCATCGACAGCCTGGTCACCGCTCTGGACGCCATCCAGCAGGTCAGCGGCAAATCGCGCGCGGAAAAGCTGATGCGCATTGCAGGCCGCCTGCAGGCAAGCCTGCATTACTCCGGCGTGGAAGAGATTCTGCGGCTGGACGTCGTCAGCTACCTGCGCGAAATCCTGAGCCAGTGCAATGACATTCATTGCGCCATCTACGAACTGTACGTCGACTACTCCATCCAAACAGCACTCGCCGGATAA